The Thermomonospora curvata DSM 43183 DNA segment AGACCCGCTGTGAACGCCCCGCCCTCGCACGGGCCGGGGCGTTCGCGGCCTGCGAAACCGGTCGCGGCGGGGACTATGCCCGCCTCCGCCGGTGCGGGCGGGCCATGCCCCGACTGGTCCGAACGGGTGGTCTTGACATGACCCGTGCCCGTACGGGCGGGCGCATCCGGCAAAGTTAGGTCATGCAGGCCGACTCCCTTTCCGTCCGTCCGATTCACACGCTGCCCAAGGCCCATCTGCACCTGCACTTCACCGGCTCGATGCGGCACAGCACGCTGGTGGAGCTGGCCCGGCGGCACGGGGTGCACCTGCCGGACGCGCTGGTGGAGGACTGGCCCCCGAAACTGCGCGCCACCGACGAACGCGGCTGGTTCCGCTTCCAGCGCCTGTACGACATCGCCCGTTCGGTGCTGCGCGAGCCCGACGATGTGCGCCGGCTGCTGCTGGAGGCGGCCGAGGACGAGGCCGCCGAGGGGTCGGGCTGGCTGGAGATCCAGGTGGACCCCAGCGGCTATGCGCACCGCTTCGGCGGGCTGACGCCCACCGTGGAGCTGGTGCTGGACGCCGCCCGGCAGGCCGAGGCCGCCACCGGGGTGGGCATCGGCGTGGTGATCGCCGCCAACCGCACCCGGCACCCCCTGGACGCCCGGACGCTGGCCCGCCTGGCGGCCCAGTACGCCGGGCGGGGAGTGGTGGGGTTCGGGCTGTCCAACGACGAGCGGCGGGGCCGGGCCTATGAGTTCGAAGGGGCCTTCCGCATCGCCCGCCGCGCCGGGCTGCTGTCCACCCCGCACGGCGGGGAGCTGCTCGGCCCGGCCAGCGTCCGCGAGTGCCTGGAGTTCCTGCACGCCGACCGGCTGGGGCACGGGGTGCGGGCGATCGAGGACCCGGCGCTGCTGGAGCGCATCGTGGAGCGGGGCGTGACGCTGGAGGTCTGCCCGACCTCCAACGTGGCGCTGGGGGTGGCGCCGTCGGCCGCCGCGGTGCCGGTGCGCGCCCTGTTCGAGGCCGGTGCCCGGCTGGCGCTGGGCGCCGACGACCCGCTGCTGTTCGGCTCCCGCCTGGCCAGGCAGTACGAGCTGGCCCGCACCGAGCACGGTTTCACCGACGCGGAGCTGGCCGAGCTGGCCCGCGCCTCGGTGCACGGCTCGGCGGCCCCCAGCGAGGTCCGCAGGCGCCTGCTGGCCGGCATCGACGCCTGGCTGGCCTCCCCCGTCCCCTGCGACGATCGCATGCCCCAGTCGGCGTTCTCCTAAAGGCCCGGTTCGGCGGTGGCCG contains these protein-coding regions:
- a CDS encoding adenosine deaminase; amino-acid sequence: MQADSLSVRPIHTLPKAHLHLHFTGSMRHSTLVELARRHGVHLPDALVEDWPPKLRATDERGWFRFQRLYDIARSVLREPDDVRRLLLEAAEDEAAEGSGWLEIQVDPSGYAHRFGGLTPTVELVLDAARQAEAATGVGIGVVIAANRTRHPLDARTLARLAAQYAGRGVVGFGLSNDERRGRAYEFEGAFRIARRAGLLSTPHGGELLGPASVRECLEFLHADRLGHGVRAIEDPALLERIVERGVTLEVCPTSNVALGVAPSAAAVPVRALFEAGARLALGADDPLLFGSRLARQYELARTEHGFTDAELAELARASVHGSAAPSEVRRRLLAGIDAWLASPVPCDDRMPQSAFS